A DNA window from Flavisolibacter ginsenosidimutans contains the following coding sequences:
- a CDS encoding DUF2130 domain-containing protein: MPTNIKCPRCSNEFDVEEVLSSDVEQKIKLQYDQKLQQSLLQLDGERKKLAEQEAAFEEKRKQTNELFQQKLQQEKQKLEAQAKADGQKLEAELQLQIRKSIAQDYENQLRILKESDREKEEKLRTAQQKELDFMRKEKELQTRESELELQLQKKLMQEKSNLLDQLRKEEEQRFTLREEEHLFKMKDLQMQLEDQKKLIEEMKRKAEQGSMQRQGEVQELLLEELLKDHFPFDVVGEVGKGVEGADCIQTVRNHLGQDCGKIIFESKRTKTFQQPWVEKLKTDMRNKNADVAIIVTQAYPKDFKCFGEMDGVWICSFGEVVALTNAMRHTIIRIAETKRGEENKGEKMQLLYDYLTGNEFRQQMETIVEGFLSMKTSIDKERIQMEKLWKEREKQLQKVLLSTSGMYGSIKGIAGASVGNIPLLEDGEEQALLV, from the coding sequence ATGCCTACGAACATAAAATGCCCACGTTGTTCAAACGAATTTGATGTGGAAGAAGTACTGTCGAGTGATGTGGAACAAAAGATTAAACTTCAGTACGATCAAAAATTGCAACAATCACTTTTACAGCTTGACGGCGAACGAAAAAAATTAGCGGAGCAGGAAGCGGCTTTTGAAGAAAAGCGCAAACAAACCAACGAGCTTTTTCAGCAAAAACTGCAGCAGGAAAAACAAAAATTAGAAGCGCAGGCAAAGGCCGACGGCCAAAAACTGGAAGCCGAGCTGCAATTGCAGATTCGCAAATCCATTGCGCAGGATTACGAAAACCAGTTGCGCATTTTGAAAGAAAGCGACCGCGAAAAAGAAGAAAAGCTTCGCACGGCGCAACAAAAAGAACTGGACTTCATGCGCAAAGAAAAAGAATTGCAAACCCGGGAGAGCGAACTGGAATTACAATTGCAAAAAAAATTAATGCAGGAGAAAAGCAACCTGCTCGACCAGTTGCGCAAAGAGGAAGAACAACGCTTTACCCTGCGCGAAGAGGAGCATTTGTTCAAGATGAAGGATCTGCAAATGCAACTGGAAGACCAAAAGAAACTGATCGAAGAAATGAAGCGCAAAGCCGAACAAGGCTCAATGCAGCGGCAGGGCGAAGTGCAGGAACTGTTGTTGGAAGAACTGCTGAAAGATCATTTTCCCTTTGATGTGGTGGGCGAAGTGGGCAAGGGCGTTGAAGGCGCCGATTGCATTCAAACCGTGCGCAATCATTTGGGACAGGATTGCGGCAAAATCATTTTTGAAAGCAAGCGTACCAAAACCTTTCAGCAGCCGTGGGTGGAAAAATTAAAAACAGACATGCGCAACAAGAATGCAGACGTTGCCATTATCGTTACGCAGGCTTACCCAAAGGATTTTAAATGCTTTGGTGAAATGGACGGTGTGTGGATTTGTTCATTCGGCGAAGTGGTGGCACTCACCAACGCCATGCGGCACACCATCATTCGCATTGCGGAAACAAAACGCGGCGAAGAAAACAAAGGCGAGAAGATGCAGTTGCTGTACGATTATTTAACCGGCAATGAATTTCGCCAGCAGATGGAAACCATCGTGGAAGGCTTTCTTTCCATGAAAACTTCCATTGACAAGGAACGCATTCAAATGGAAAAGCTTTGGAAGGAGCGAGAAAAGCAATTACAAAAAGTGTTGTTGAGCACATCCGGAATGTACGGTTCCATTAAAGGAATTGCGGGAGCAAGTGTGGGAAACATTCCGTTGTTGGAAGACGGCGAAGAGCAAGCTTTACTTGTGTAA
- a CDS encoding 4'-phosphopantetheinyl transferase family protein, producing the protein MPIFFQHEIDEHTRLAVWKIVEDERFFLQYVPLHRAITHPHKRLQHLAGRYLLQYLFPDFPINLIKIADTRKPYLEDEAYHFSISHCSNYAAAIVSKAKRVGVDIEVPTVKVEKIKHKFLHEEELNWQSAIGNRRTESEAINQSTAQLLNQLTLLWSAKEAVFKWWSYGAVDFSEMIRLQPFGLQPEGMIEGAFVGEAVYPLQAHYKLFDGICLAWIAQDLHK; encoded by the coding sequence ATGCCCATTTTTTTTCAGCACGAGATTGATGAACACACGCGGCTTGCGGTGTGGAAGATTGTCGAGGACGAACGGTTCTTTTTGCAATACGTTCCCTTGCATCGTGCCATCACGCACCCACACAAGCGCCTGCAACATTTAGCGGGCCGCTACCTGCTGCAATATCTCTTTCCCGACTTTCCTATCAACCTCATTAAAATTGCGGATACACGCAAACCTTATCTTGAGGACGAGGCTTACCATTTTTCCATTTCGCATTGCAGCAATTACGCGGCGGCCATCGTCAGCAAGGCCAAAAGGGTAGGTGTGGACATTGAAGTGCCCACGGTTAAAGTAGAGAAAATCAAACACAAGTTTTTGCACGAAGAGGAGTTGAATTGGCAATCGGCAATTGGTAACCGGCGAACAGAAAGCGAGGCTATCAACCAATCAACCGCTCAACTGCTCAACCAATTAACCTTGCTTTGGTCGGCCAAAGAAGCGGTTTTTAAATGGTGGAGTTACGGGGCTGTTGACTTTAGCGAAATGATAAGGCTGCAACCGTTTGGGCTGCAGCCTGAAGGTATGATTGAAGGTGCTTTTGTGGGCGAGGCTGTTTACCCGCTGCAAGCGCATTACAAACTTTTCGACGGCATTTGTCTCGCTTGGATTGCGCAGGATTTACACAAGTAA
- the dcd gene encoding dCTP deaminase has translation MILSDKRILEEMEKGTIKIVPYNRECLGSNSYDIHLGKTLATYREHILDAKKHNEIETFDIPDEGFVLYPHIFYLGVTMEYTETHAHVPFLEGKSSTGRLGIDIHATAGKGDVGFCGNWTLEISVKQPVKVYAGMPVGQLIYFPVEGEIEVKYNQKANAKYSGQPNKPVESMMWKNKF, from the coding sequence ATGATTCTTTCCGACAAACGCATTTTGGAAGAGATGGAAAAAGGCACCATCAAGATTGTTCCGTACAACCGCGAATGCCTGGGCAGCAACAGCTACGACATTCACCTTGGGAAAACGCTGGCTACTTACCGCGAGCACATTCTGGATGCGAAGAAGCACAACGAGATTGAAACGTTTGACATACCCGATGAGGGCTTTGTTCTATATCCGCACATTTTTTATTTGGGTGTGACGATGGAATATACCGAAACCCACGCACACGTTCCTTTCCTCGAAGGCAAATCATCCACGGGCCGGTTGGGCATTGACATTCACGCCACAGCGGGCAAAGGCGACGTGGGCTTTTGCGGCAACTGGACGCTGGAGATTTCCGTTAAACAACCGGTGAAGGTTTACGCCGGCATGCCGGTAGGACAACTCATTTATTTTCCGGTGGAAGGCGAGATTGAAGTGAAGTACAACCAAAAAGCAAACGCAAAGTACAGCGGTCAGCCGAACAAGCCTGTGGAAAGCATGATGTGGAAGAATAAGTTTTAA
- a CDS encoding DUF2911 domain-containing protein: protein MKRFLLAAFATVLTFFSNAQLSLTVLPSGGNKKAVVGERIGLTDVTIHYDRPGVKGREGKIWGALIPTGFTDQGFGNSKAAPWRAGSNESTTIEFSNDVTVEGKPLKKGKYGFFVAYDSAQSTLIFSSNSTQWGSFFYDPKEDVLRVPVKPVKTANSVEWLKYEFTNQTENAATIALEWEHLTIPFKVETNYIQDQIASFQNELRTQRGFFWLAWEQASQWCLQHNVNLEQALQWSDSASGPLFGGVNLFQPKATKAQILQKLGRGEEAAALMKQALPLATVNEIHGYGRSLVAQKKPKEALEVFQMNYQKHPKEFTTLVGMTRGFSATGDYKNALKFAEQALPLAPDAQNKNSVAAMIDKLKKGQDVN from the coding sequence ATGAAACGATTCCTGCTTGCAGCTTTTGCAACCGTTCTCACGTTCTTTTCAAACGCACAACTCTCACTTACCGTGCTGCCCAGCGGCGGCAACAAAAAAGCCGTGGTGGGTGAACGCATCGGCCTTACCGATGTCACCATTCATTACGATAGGCCCGGCGTAAAAGGCCGCGAAGGAAAAATTTGGGGAGCGCTGATTCCCACCGGTTTTACCGATCAAGGTTTTGGCAACAGCAAGGCCGCACCCTGGCGCGCCGGTTCCAACGAAAGCACAACCATCGAATTCTCGAACGACGTAACCGTTGAAGGCAAACCGTTGAAGAAAGGCAAATACGGTTTCTTCGTTGCTTACGATTCTGCCCAATCAACGCTGATTTTTTCATCGAACAGCACGCAATGGGGCAGCTTTTTTTACGATCCCAAAGAAGACGTATTGCGGGTGCCCGTAAAACCGGTGAAGACGGCCAACAGCGTAGAATGGCTCAAATACGAGTTCACCAATCAAACCGAAAACGCGGCTACGATTGCGCTGGAATGGGAGCACCTAACCATACCGTTTAAAGTAGAAACGAATTACATCCAGGATCAAATTGCGTCGTTTCAAAACGAGCTGCGCACCCAACGCGGCTTCTTCTGGCTTGCGTGGGAACAGGCCTCACAATGGTGCCTGCAACACAACGTGAACCTTGAACAGGCCTTGCAGTGGAGCGACTCTGCGTCGGGCCCTTTGTTTGGCGGTGTTAATCTTTTTCAGCCCAAGGCCACCAAGGCGCAAATCCTGCAAAAACTCGGTCGTGGCGAGGAAGCCGCAGCCCTGATGAAACAAGCCTTGCCGCTGGCTACCGTGAATGAAATTCACGGCTACGGCCGTTCGCTGGTGGCACAGAAAAAACCCAAAGAAGCGTTGGAGGTTTTTCAAATGAATTACCAAAAACACCCAAAGGAGTTTACAACCCTCGTGGGCATGACGAGAGGCTTTTCCGCAACCGGCGACTACAAAAACGCATTGAAGTTTGCCGAGCAGGCCTTGCCGCTTGCACCCGACGCCCAAAACAAAAACAGCGTGGCTGCCATGATTGACAAGTTGAAGAAAGGACAAGACGTGAATTAA
- a CDS encoding DUF2252 domain-containing protein: MQPPSVSARIEAFHTALPQDKVRLKYGLMAENAYRFFRGTCHLFYEDLSNRSYFPHRSPQVWGCGDLHLENFGSYKASNRYVYFDQNDFDEAVLLPATWELVRVVTSILVAFKSLSVKEEKVMAWARFFLNTYCKTLRSGKAKHIEARLAKGIVRSFLEQAGRRKEKELLQNQTAKNKKSCSLVVDNEKRLALKPETKKTLLAHMADWLTNSTDKALRKCNVVDACQRMAGTGSVGVKRFLLLVESEEAQHHFLLLDMKEARPSSLVTYNPLPQPQWLSEAERIVAIQSRSQYATTAHLSTVVFDGVAYTIQELQPEEDKLDFTVVVRHEKDVLRVMKDMALLTASAQLRSAGRQGSAIADDLIAFGNDPEWQQQLTQYAIDYAAQVDVDYRSFLHDYQNGFFERKKI; this comes from the coding sequence ATGCAGCCTCCTTCTGTTTCCGCCCGAATCGAAGCTTTCCACACCGCTCTGCCGCAGGACAAAGTGCGGCTGAAGTACGGCCTGATGGCCGAAAATGCCTACCGCTTTTTCCGCGGCACCTGTCATTTGTTTTACGAAGACCTAAGCAACCGCTCCTATTTTCCACACCGTTCTCCCCAAGTTTGGGGTTGCGGCGATTTGCACCTCGAAAATTTCGGCAGCTACAAAGCATCCAACCGCTACGTTTATTTTGATCAAAACGATTTTGACGAAGCCGTGCTTCTTCCTGCAACCTGGGAACTGGTTCGTGTTGTTACGAGCATCCTCGTAGCCTTTAAATCGTTAAGCGTGAAAGAAGAAAAGGTGATGGCTTGGGCCCGCTTTTTTCTGAACACCTATTGCAAAACACTTAGGAGCGGCAAGGCAAAACACATTGAAGCAAGACTGGCAAAAGGCATTGTGCGTTCTTTTTTGGAACAAGCCGGGCGCAGGAAAGAAAAAGAATTGCTTCAAAATCAAACGGCAAAAAACAAAAAATCGTGCAGCCTTGTTGTTGACAACGAAAAGCGGTTGGCCCTGAAGCCCGAAACAAAAAAAACGCTGCTTGCACACATGGCTGACTGGCTAACAAATTCGACCGATAAAGCCTTGCGTAAATGCAACGTCGTTGACGCCTGCCAGCGCATGGCCGGTACAGGAAGCGTGGGCGTGAAAAGGTTTCTACTGCTTGTTGAAAGTGAAGAAGCTCAACATCATTTTCTGCTGCTTGATATGAAAGAAGCAAGGCCATCATCCCTGGTGACGTATAATCCTTTGCCTCAACCGCAATGGTTGTCCGAAGCGGAACGCATTGTTGCCATTCAATCGCGTTCCCAGTACGCGACGACTGCGCATTTAAGCACTGTCGTTTTTGACGGCGTGGCATACACCATCCAGGAACTTCAGCCCGAAGAAGACAAGCTTGACTTTACCGTTGTAGTGCGGCACGAGAAGGACGTACTGCGGGTGATGAAAGATATGGCACTGCTCACAGCTTCAGCGCAACTGCGAAGTGCCGGCCGCCAGGGCTCGGCCATTGCCGATGACCTGATTGCATTTGGAAATGATCCTGAATGGCAACAACAATTAACGCAATATGCAATTGACTATGCGGCGCAAGTGGATGTAGACTACCGGAGCTTCCTGCACGACTACCAAAACGGATTTTTTGAAAGAAAGAAAATTTAA
- a CDS encoding molybdopterin-dependent oxidoreductase produces the protein MNNSTHTFPQEQLSKKQLRRKTLLSFLIFVVLGAGAWALFSSVKNAPKDDGASKPLRSVLSTNESIFSSVFSSKKLVKEYPVSAAAKAVRVNGSDGLEDAVDTADWRLHVVKQNGDTLTLTLADIKKLPKKDIVFDFKCIEGWSQVTHWAGVSLKTFLETYGLTAESKMNYVGLQTPNKKYYVGIDMPSAVQEQTILCYEMNGAQLPLNQGYPLRLIIPVKYGVKHLKRIGTMYFSNSKPPDFWAERGYDYYAGH, from the coding sequence ATGAATAATTCCACACATACATTTCCGCAGGAGCAGTTGTCGAAAAAACAGTTGCGAAGAAAAACTCTTCTTTCTTTTTTGATTTTTGTTGTTCTCGGCGCAGGCGCATGGGCCCTTTTTTCAAGTGTAAAGAATGCGCCCAAAGACGACGGCGCATCCAAACCGTTGCGCAGCGTGTTATCCACAAACGAATCCATTTTTTCTTCGGTTTTCAGTTCAAAAAAACTGGTGAAGGAATACCCGGTATCGGCAGCGGCCAAGGCCGTTCGTGTGAACGGCAGTGATGGATTGGAAGATGCTGTGGATACGGCGGACTGGCGCTTGCACGTAGTAAAACAAAACGGCGATACGCTAACACTCACCTTGGCAGATATAAAAAAACTGCCGAAGAAAGACATTGTGTTTGATTTTAAATGCATCGAAGGTTGGAGCCAGGTAACGCATTGGGCGGGGGTGTCGTTAAAAACGTTTTTAGAAACATACGGTTTAACCGCAGAGAGCAAGATGAATTACGTGGGTTTGCAAACGCCCAACAAAAAATATTATGTGGGCATAGACATGCCAAGTGCCGTGCAGGAACAAACCATCCTGTGTTATGAAATGAACGGTGCGCAATTGCCACTCAATCAAGGTTATCCATTGCGCCTGATTATTCCGGTGAAGTATGGTGTAAAGCATTTAAAGCGCATCGGTACAATGTATTTCAGCAACAGCAAGCCCCCGGATTTCTGGGCCGAAAGAGGTTATGATTATTATGCAGGACATTGA
- a CDS encoding cytochrome b/b6 domain-containing protein, with protein sequence MPTVVKKHPLAIRWFHWLNFPILACMIWSGLLIYWANDEYKIKLGQKEFFHFFPDGFYKTLNVPFRLAEGMSWHFTFMWLFFINGLLYVLFTIFSGQWRLLLPNKKSVKESWLVVLHDLHIRKAAPEFLKYNAAQRVAYTLVVLMGIGSLLTGLAIYKPVTFSALAWLCGGYEAARLEHFILTLGYVLFFLIHIAQVIKTGWNNFQAMVTGFEIIKPNQTVNNE encoded by the coding sequence ATGCCCACCGTTGTTAAAAAACATCCGCTTGCCATTCGCTGGTTTCACTGGCTCAACTTTCCTATCCTCGCCTGCATGATCTGGAGCGGCCTTTTAATTTATTGGGCCAACGACGAATACAAAATCAAGTTGGGGCAGAAAGAGTTTTTTCACTTCTTTCCCGATGGTTTTTACAAAACGCTGAACGTCCCGTTTCGCCTGGCCGAAGGCATGAGTTGGCATTTTACGTTCATGTGGCTCTTCTTCATTAACGGTTTGTTGTACGTGTTGTTCACCATCTTCTCGGGACAATGGCGATTGCTTTTGCCCAATAAAAAATCGGTTAAAGAATCCTGGCTTGTGGTGCTGCACGATTTGCACATTCGCAAAGCCGCGCCGGAATTTTTAAAGTACAATGCGGCGCAGCGTGTGGCTTACACGCTTGTCGTTCTCATGGGCATCGGTTCTTTGTTGACGGGACTTGCCATTTACAAACCCGTTACGTTTAGCGCACTTGCCTGGCTTTGCGGCGGCTACGAAGCGGCGCGACTGGAACATTTTATTTTAACGCTTGGTTACGTGCTTTTCTTTTTGATACACATTGCGCAAGTAATTAAAACCGGCTGGAACAATTTTCAGGCGATGGTCACAGGTTTTGAAATCATCAAACCAAATCAAACCGTCAACAATGAATAA
- a CDS encoding DUF1223 domain-containing protein, with protein sequence MFKTSLHRIFAAAGFAALLSCSNVQSKQKAAVLPAVKTGSGIHVVELFTSEGCSSCPPAERLIDALKAKGDSNVFVLSYHVDYWDHLGWKDPYSEAAFSDRQRRYAQRLSLQSIYTPQVIVNGSEEFVGSDENRLRASLQKTNVNAIAIQASVKRIANGNVQLSYSSSSELPLLLNVALLQPEATTEVKRGENEGRTLHHVNVVRALKTVDAQRSGTIEFALPTELSKTLLAMIVFAQEKGAGKIMGATQLNIPL encoded by the coding sequence GTGTTCAAAACAAGTCTTCATAGAATTTTTGCTGCTGCAGGTTTTGCAGCTTTGCTTTCTTGTTCCAACGTTCAATCAAAACAAAAGGCGGCTGTTTTACCGGCGGTAAAAACAGGCAGCGGCATTCACGTCGTTGAATTGTTTACGTCTGAAGGATGCTCAAGTTGTCCGCCGGCGGAAAGACTGATTGATGCGTTAAAGGCCAAAGGCGACAGCAACGTTTTTGTGCTGAGCTATCACGTTGATTATTGGGATCACTTGGGTTGGAAAGATCCGTACAGCGAGGCTGCCTTCAGCGACCGGCAACGACGGTATGCACAACGTCTTTCTCTCCAAAGTATTTACACGCCGCAAGTGATTGTAAACGGCAGCGAAGAATTTGTTGGATCGGATGAAAACCGGCTCCGTGCTTCGCTTCAAAAGACCAACGTCAATGCGATAGCCATTCAGGCGTCGGTAAAAAGAATCGCAAACGGAAATGTGCAGCTTTCGTATTCTTCGTCTTCCGAATTGCCGCTCCTGCTGAACGTCGCCTTGCTACAACCTGAAGCCACGACCGAAGTAAAGAGAGGGGAGAACGAAGGCCGCACGCTTCACCACGTAAACGTTGTGCGTGCCTTGAAAACAGTGGATGCGCAACGGAGCGGAACGATTGAATTTGCGTTACCCACCGAGCTTTCAAAAACATTGCTGGCAATGATTGTGTTTGCACAGGAAAAAGGAGCTGGAAAAATAATGGGTGCTACGCAACTAAATATTCCTTTGTGA
- a CDS encoding CPBP family intramembrane glutamic endopeptidase — MRQRPTVGNILLWLSAIAFAFLFPHFGLIPVLFAYSIPVLILLWLVLKRTKENFSSIGFNPKKLTLHSVLVGIAAGILLFAFLNYVFFPALNKFVLLPKANLADFNSIRHHFFNYLFVLSMGWLIGGWYEELVFHGFIFTRFEKILSKRYALTASFIVTNFLFGLYHFQLGTSGMINAFLAGCAYQALALRYKRNLWYAFFCHGFFDTIGLTFIYLGYW; from the coding sequence ATGCGCCAAAGACCGACAGTTGGTAATATTCTTTTGTGGCTTAGCGCCATTGCTTTTGCATTTTTGTTTCCGCATTTTGGTCTTATCCCCGTTCTGTTTGCGTATTCCATTCCGGTTTTGATTCTGCTTTGGCTGGTTCTTAAAAGAACAAAAGAAAATTTTTCAAGCATTGGCTTTAATCCCAAAAAGCTCACCCTTCATTCGGTACTGGTTGGCATTGCAGCAGGAATTCTGCTCTTTGCGTTTTTGAATTATGTTTTCTTTCCTGCGTTGAATAAGTTCGTTCTTTTGCCCAAGGCAAATCTTGCTGATTTCAACTCTATCCGGCATCATTTCTTCAATTACCTTTTTGTCCTTTCCATGGGATGGCTGATTGGCGGTTGGTACGAAGAACTTGTTTTTCACGGGTTCATTTTTACCCGCTTCGAAAAAATTTTATCTAAAAGATATGCTCTTACGGCAAGTTTTATCGTCACCAATTTTCTATTTGGATTATATCATTTTCAATTGGGTACGAGCGGCATGATCAACGCTTTCCTGGCGGGCTGCGCTTACCAGGCTCTGGCCTTGCGCTACAAGCGAAACCTGTGGTACGCCTTTTTCTGCCACGGCTTTTTTGACACGATAGGCCTGACGTTTATTTACCTCGGCTACTGGTAA